The Girardinichthys multiradiatus isolate DD_20200921_A chromosome 9, DD_fGirMul_XY1, whole genome shotgun sequence genome segment GTCTTACTCCTCAATGAATTTCAGACCCTCTTGGGCTTTGCATCTCTTTAAGTTGCCAGGCAGCAGGATAGAGGAAGAGTTGCAGCTGGGTGCAGTTTTTTGCTCATGACATCACAGAGATTCCCTCTGTGACTCCTAGGGTGGCCTACCAAAATAGATTAATGCCGTGCACTATGGGATTCTGAGTTTTTTACCTGTTTGTAGTTTGTGTACTTTTCAAGTCCATGTTTAATCCCTGGCTGGGGCACAACgcctttatgtttaaaaaaccAATAAACAGATTATTGCTTTTcaggcaaaaacaacaaaagagcaATAAGACTTCATTGGTTTTAATTCAACAGATGTTAATCGAAAACGTCTGTTTCAGTTCTACTGGATTTCAGTGCCGAGCCAACAGACTTGATAACATCCAGATCGACAGATTAGAAAATGGGTGGAATTGACTGTTACTGTGCTAAACTGATTAAGATCTTATGTGTCAGACCGGGACTACTTTGTGtcatttgataaaaataaatcggAGTAGAAATCACATATGGGGTTCCTCAGGGCTCCATTTCTGAACAACTTTTATTCAAAATCTACATTATCCCACTAGCTCAGTTTATAAACTGATGCTAAAGAAATACAGCTTTATATTTCTGGATCCACTTGACCATAGTTCACTAAAGTTACCGAGTCAGAGTGCCTGAAACATCCATGAATGAATGGTCAGACCATCCTTCAACCTAATGCAAAACACACAGAAGCCATTGCTTAGCATATTACAAATTTTATACTAACTTAGTTTTGTGATgatgtaaaagtattcactccaTCCTGTGCAGCAGATGGCCCAATTCAGAGTTTTAACCTGATAAAAACATTCACTGTGTCTTTAACAGTGGATGGGCTAGTTCTTGGTTGGATCTTTTTGTATCTCAGAGAGGCGCCAAGGAGTCGTTCTCTGGCAAACAAGATTGTTAAAAGAACTGTGCTCTCTGTCGGGGAGAGCAGATGCAGAATACTTTCTGGACACATCTTGTTCTGTAAACTGTTCACATTCTGGCAATAATCATCAAATGAAAGCGGATTGTCCACAGACCCCCAATCTCAGTCTTGTTAATGTAGACATCCCCCCCCCCATCAACAGGGCAAAAAATATGAGGTTGGTAATCGGCACTCAAACCAAAGATCTGAAAGCATGCCAAAAAAACCTAGATGTCACCAAggacccagacctgaaagttaAACACACGATCTATTAATAAGCATCACCTTAAAATGTTGCCAGAGTAACGGGCTTAAATTCAGACATGGCAGAAAAATACCTAtgtatgcttttattttcagtagGTTAGACAGTTGCAGTGGTAACTACACAATGTTCCAAAGGACCAGAACTAAAAACAGGGAGGTAGCATTTAATTTTTACACTCCTAAGCTCTGGAAGCAACTCCCTAAAGATCTGAGATGAACAGAAACTCCATTAAATCAGGTCTGTTATGGATCACTGCAGCTTTCTCAgcttttaatttcaaaatgtcCAATGTAATACTACCTGTTTTTGATGTGTATGTTgtgtttcaaatgttttgatctgtttctttgatttccAGTAAAGAACTTTGAATTAGAGGACGAACGTTGCTATACTAATAACCTCAGACTCAGATTGTTATACAAAATAGTAGTAAATGAGACTTATGTGAATCATGTTTTTCATGCTGCCATCTTGACAGGTCTACTTCATTTGTCAGTAGACCTGCTTTTTCTTACTGGACAGAGTCCATATTGTGACGTCAGTGTGTCATTATCATATATAGCTATTGATATTATAATTATCTATGCCAGGTGTGTCATGCCAAAAGCTTAGACTAAATTTGCCAGGACATGTAAATGCCAGGTCTGAACAAGATGAGAGCAGCAGAAGGTCCGAGAATGAGAGCACAGATCTCGAGGATTAACTAGATGAATTATTAAAAACTTCCATTCATGAAATCATAGTTTTCCCTAAACCAAAGGCCTCTAACATCAATAAGAGAACCTATTACTGTCTGCTGTGCCTAAAGAAGGCACAGcacagactgtacttcctgaggattCTCAGGAAGAACAACCTGAGAACTAAGCTGCTGGTGTCCTTCTATCGCTGCTCTGTGGAGTCGGTGTTGTGTCATGGCATCTCATTGTGGTTCTCCAGCTGCACTGTGGCAGAGAGGAAGCAGCTCCAGAGGGTCATAAACACTGCCCAGATACTGATTGGCTGCCCGCTTCCATCTTTGGAGGAGATCTACAGGACCTGCTGCCTCCGCAGAGCCGGCAGCATCATCAGGGACTCCTCACAGCCCGGCCACCGCCTCTTTGAACTTTTACCCTCAGGGAGGTGTTTCAGGGCAAGAaagtcaaaaacaaacagactgaaaaacagtTTCTACCCAAGAGCTGTTGTTGCCCTGAACACTGCAAATTCATGTAAATcctgatttattcatttatttatttgattgttttcACCAACTTCGAGAGTTGCTATTTTTGAATTTCGTTGTGCATTTTTTacacaatgacaataaaaaggattctgatttatttgtaactGAATTCATAGCGACAACATTCGTAACAATGAAAATCTCTTACTTGTGTGGAGTTCTAATGAGGTATTTTAAACTGCTGCTTTTAATCAAACTTTTAGCACAAATTACAGAGGAGAAATTACAGCTACAGACACCTTTACCAGAAGTACGACATGGGAAAGGTTTCTATTTTGTGTGAGTTCTAACATGTTTAGTCAAactaattttataaataaaaacttttccacaagttatacatgagaaaggcttcttATCCGTGTGTCTTCTTATGTGGCTATTCAAATGACTTCTTCGGCTGAAAGCTGTTCCACAGGTAATGCAATAAAATGGTTTTTCCTTTGTGTGTATCCTCATGTGGTAAGTCAACTGATTGTTACGCCTGAAAGACTTTCCACAGGTAACACAAAGGAAAGGCTTCTCTCCTGTATGAATTTTCATGTGGCTATTTAAATTACTGTTTTGATTGAAACCTTTACCACAGGttatacatgagaaaggcttctctCCTGTATGAGATCTCAGGTGAGTAGATAAGTTACTTCTTCGACTAAAGCTCTTTCCACAGGTTAcacatgagaaaggcttctctCCTGTATGAGATCTCAGGTGAGTGGATAAGCTACTTCTTCGACTAAAGCTCTTTCCACAGGTTACACATGAGAATGGCTTCTCTCCTTTATGAGCTCTCAGGTGAGTAGATAAGTTACTTTTTTGACTGAATGTTTTCCCACAGGttatacatgagaaaggcttctctcctgtgtgagCTCGCAGGTGAATCGATAGGTAGCTTTGTTGACTAAAACTCTTCCCACAGGTTACACATGAGAAAGGCTTttcacctgtgtgagttctcatgtgagCTGTTAAATCACTACCGAAACAGAACCTCTTCCTACACACTTCacactgtttacattttttacctttgtgaaTTTTCTTGTCCTTCCCTTTCTCTACATTGTGACTTTGACCTCTGATTTTCTGAGCTCTCTTCTGTTGCCGTTCATCTCTGCTGGATCCTGAGGTTTCATAGTTCTGCATTTCATGGTGATGCTCTGTTTTAGGGAAGTTCTGAAAGATGATCTGGTTTCCACATAGTTCAGGTTGTTGATGGTTTGTTTCATCATAAAAAGCTGTTAGAATTAAGGGATCTGTCTCCTGCTTCAGAGCATTCTGGTGTTCATTCTGACTGATGCCTCTAGCCTCTATGTTTGACATCTGCTGAGGTCCTGATCCATGCTCCTCTTCTGTCACACGTTTAGGTTCCAATTCTACTGGTTCCTCTTTGATTATAAGTGATCCAGAATGTGTTCCCATTAATGTATCAGTCTCCTGCTTGAGTGCATCCTGGTTTTCATCCAGACTGATGCCTTCATCCTCAATCTTTACCATCTGCTGAGATTCTGAATGACAATCatcttcttttatttgtttcagttcTAGTTCCTCtggttcttcttttatttcaagAGATCCAGAAACTGTTCCCATTAGGTTATCTTGCTTCAGCACCATATGATCTTCTCTCTTCACAATCTGCAGAGGTTCTGATCCAAACTCTTCTTCTTGTACTTGTTTAAGTTCTGGTTCCTCTGCTCTCCCATTGGGTTTTAGATATGCGGTTTCCCTCTGGTCCAGAACAGAAATCTCTTTTAGGTTGAGGATAAAATGATGAGCAggaacatcttgcttaataatAGACATGATGATGTGGcaaatctgaaaaaagaaagacaaacagaagatgtaatattaaaattttagcTTAATACCTACAAGAGTAGCTTCTCTGTTTATCGTCCATTGATCAGTTGCTGAACCAGGAGCCTCACAGCTGAAGGACATCAACATATTGAGGATACAAACGAGGGCTGCAGCTCAATGTTCAAGCTATTTTCTGCCAATATTACGGCAGACCAAGGTTTCTCCAGCCACTGTCTTTAGAGGCGTGAATGCAGCATTTAGACTATTATTGGCACACAACCTGAAACAGATGAACAAGGACACTTGAAGACATGATAGAGTTTAATTAGAAGCCACATTACCACTCACAAGATTGTTGGAGCTCACCACTGTGTTTTTTGTCCACTACCACAACACTTTACAAACCAGACCAAAGGTGAAAACCTCATGCTTCAAACTGAGAATTATATCATTTCAAACTGATGAGGCAAGACATGTGGTCACATTAAATCAATAAAGTCGTCTCATCCACCATTAATCCACCACTTAACAGCTGTAGTCTGTTACATTTCTAGCtaccttttttttatatacttacACAGCTTTTGCTGGCTTGTATAATTAAAATAGTCaagccccaggatttgttttacccaggTAAAAGGAATCCCAGGGAATTCTGTATGTTCTTTTTCCATTGCTTAGAGGCCatggaccatttatttaaaatcagccTAATGACATATGGGGATGTTGTGAAAAAATCTATGATTcaccttcagtccagcagatggcattactCCATTAAAAAGACTATCTGCTCATAAATGATTGAACAGTTTTACAGCTGATTAATTActtccattattccttaagttgcTCTGGATCCATAAGgaagaaaagtttaaatcattattttatatttattttttaccaacctgcattagaccagagttgttgctttacaactacATGATTCGTTTAGaaaaaacactgattaacacacttatttgtcttttatcatCATCAGGCAAACTGATTTCAGATATCTacagaatatgttttttttttttttatgttatctatgagaatagaaaaacatttaatcagtCTAGAAGTACAGGCAATTGATACCTTGACTGCCTAATTATgagcaaatatatatataaaaaagtagAAGATCCGTAGACAGTAGAGTAGAGGATGGCAGGACATGAGGGTGAACAATATCAGGGATCTTCTGGGAAAACTTCATCCAGACCTGGAACAGTGGTCTCTCCTCCTGCTGAGCTGTCTGTATAAAACtacaagaaattaaaaatattaaatagtcCCATCCCACTAAGTTGTggataaatgtgtattttttatgtagatAGAAAGTTTTATGTGGAAGGCGTGGAAAGGagtattcgtcacttcctgttctcactgttgcacttggtgaattgtttggtgtgtgaagctctctcgtttgatctgatttctctctactataatatctcttacttgttctgatacataagcacgttaaaacacatactttctgtagCTGCATTTAACgattggggactctccgtgttttacacggttttttctagtagtggtaagggtcGCTAGCTTTGCGTTAGCTCCACCATgactacccgttctgctgtttctctctctgagtctcctcctctctcctgctctctgtgtcagatgttcagttactcctctgcctcctttagtgataatggtacatgtaacgaatgtagcatttttgtagctttggaggcgagggtgtcggaattggaggcccggctccgcgctgttgaaaaaccagcagatagccgaggccccttagccagcgtggagccaccgagggtagctccccgtagcagtcctccagcagagcccgctcAGCTGGGgcttcaggccggctgggtgacggtacgtagaaagcatagttctagatcccagcccacaggtcaccaccaacccgtctgcgtttctaacagattttccccgctcagcaacacacccgctgagaagccaactctggtaattggcagctccatagtcagaaacgtggcactagagacaccagagaccatagtcaaatgtctgccaggggccagaacgggtgacatctgtaatggaaaattcttttaaagtgctctgatattcccttcacctctctcatttgattctgtgttttatcacccacaggtgaccttccatctacctctcacctctgacctctgtgttttgttagtgttctgttttttagagcagatggactctaaattccaatgctggagagtttaatggttaagacccatcatttaggatgatgtcaggaagggcagttaggtctgttcctagataaccttgtcacctttgaactcaagaagggtttgggtcataaaacacagactcttggaagttgagataacacagtcatgttctggtataaatactgtgtgtaaatgttgatcggggctctgtttcactgactaacctcagtgtcagggtcttcaaacgctgaatgcctttgaataaaacttataagaaaaagtccggattttctcttgttgtgagtcaacttctacccactttgataagaaaattccacaacacatcaaatcctacctgaaactgctggctaaggatcagcgtaaatacagtaagatgtgtaagtttgccaaaacaatgtcggactctgtcattttctctggtccccttcccgatctgaccagtgacgacatgtttagccgcatgctgtcattcaaccgctggctgtctaggtggtgtccagaaaacgatgtgggctacattgataactggcgaacattttggggaaaacctggtctgatccggagagacggcatccatcccactttggatggagcagctcttctttctaggaaactgaccgaatttattagttttccaaaactctgacaacccagggttcagaccaggaagcagggtcgtagtttaatactcctctctgcagcttctgtactgctacccacccattaccctattaagacggtgtctcgcccacggccaaaattgaatagattaaaaaataatgtaaaaggaggaaatctcataaaaataaacacaactcagaccgaaaagaaaaataaaacaataaaatgtggcttactgaacataagatctctctcttcaaagacattgctagttagtgacctgatttgtgacaatcagattgatttattttgcctcacagaaacctggctgcagcaagaggattatgttactataaatgagtcaactcctactaattatttaaattttcacattcctcgaattactgggcgaggaggaggagtagcaaccatctttcagtttgatttattgattagtcccagaccaatcaatagctacaactcttttgaatatttaatccttagttttcctcatccaaattgcaaagcactaaaaccacttctgtttgttgttttgtaccatccaccaggcccttactctcaatttttagatcagttttcagaccttttatctgatgtagggttaaatacagataaggttattttagtgggggattttaacattcatgtagacactTACTTAAAGTGATAGCCTGttactgttatgctgatgatactcagctttacttatccataaatcctgctgagcccaaccagttagatagactccaagcatgtcttgaagacgtaaaaacttggatgacttttaattttttgcttctaaattcagacgaGACAGAAGTTTTTGTCTTTGGAcaagagtctttaaaaaagaaactgcttagtcaatcacttaacctggatggcattaaattgacctctgataataaagtaaaaaaccttggtgttatttttgaccaggacatgtcatttaaatcccatattaaacaggtttctaggatttccttctttcatctcaggaacattgccaaaattagaaatatcctgtccaggagtgacgctgaaaaactagtccatgcatttgttactttaaggctggactattgtaattctttactatcaggatgtccacaaaatgcagttaaaagccttcagctgattcaaaatgctgcagcaagagttctgaagaaaattaaaaagagagatcatatttctcctattttagcttcccttcattggctccctgttaaatccagaatagaatttaaaattctcctcctcacatataaagcccttaatgatctagctccatcatacatcagagatctgattggtccatatgttcctaacagagcactttgttctcagactgcaggtttactggtggttcctagagtctctagaagtagaatgggaggcagatcctttagttatcaggctcctctcctgtggaactagttcccagttttagtccgtgaggcagacaccctgtctacctttaagactaggcttaaaactttcctttttgataaagcttatagttagagtggcttagattatcaaggagggagccttcctccctccctgttggatggagtaagggggagtcaggttaagcctaaacctgtcagtcgtggcagatggccgctcacactgagcctggttctggttctgctggaggtttcttcctgttaaaagggagtttttcctctccactgtcgctacatgcatgctcagtatgagggattgctgcaaagtcaacaccagtgactgtccactgtctctacatgctcatccaggaggagtgaatgctgcaagtcactgactggatgcaacctgctgggtttccttagacagaaaagctttttatccaatttgaataaataactgaatctgactgaactgttcaatagttaggattaattggaatgtatgaacctgactgttgtgaagaaccttgagacaacatgtgttgtgaattggtgctatatacaggggttggacaatgaaagtgaaacacctggttttagaccacaataatttattagtatggtgtagggcctccttttgcggccaatacagcatcaattcatcttgagaatgacatatacaagtcctgcacagtggtcagagggattttaagccattcttcttgcagaatagtggccaggtcactacgtgatactggtggaagaaaacgtttcctgactcgctcctccaaaacaccccaaagtggctcaataatatttagatctggtgactgtgcaggccatgggagatgttcaacttcactttcatgttcatcaaaccaatctttcaccagtcttgctgtgtgtattggtgcattgtcatcctgatacacggcaccaccttcaggatacaatgtttgaaccattggatgcacatggtcctcaagaatggttcggtagtccttggcagtgacgcgcccatctagcacaagtattgggccaagggaatgccatgatatggcagcccaaaccatcactgatccacccccatgcttcactctgggcatgcaacagtctgattggtacgcttctttggggcttctccacaccgtaactctcccggatgtggggaaaacagtaaaggtggactcatcagagaacaacacatgtttcacattgtccacagcccaagatttgcgctccttgcaccattgaaaccaacgtttggcattggcatgagtgaccaaaggtttggctatagcagcccggccgtgtatattgaccctgtggagctcctgacggacagttctggtggaaacaggagagttgaggtgcacatttaattctgccgtgatttgggaagccgtggttttatgttttttggatacaatccaggttagcacccgaacatccctttcagacagcttcctcttgcgtccacagttaatcctgttggatgtggttcgtccttcttggtggtatgctgacattaccctggataccgtggctcttgatacatcacaaagacttgctgtcttggtcacagatgcgccagcaagacgtgcaccaacaatttatcctcttttgaactctggtatgtcacccataatgttgtgtgcatttcaatattttgagcaaaactgtgctcttaccctgctaattgaaccttcacactctgctcttactggtgcaatgtgcaatcaatgaagactggctaccaggctggtccaatttagccatgaaacctcccacactaaaatgacaggtgtttcagtttcattgtccaacccctgtaaataaactgaattgaatgtgttctgatcatcagcactgcattaaaatatttgtcttacAGAACTGTGGCAAAATAGTGAATAATATTGCCAAGAATAACATAAAATTTCCAGCaacaaatattcagttttattttctggtactCGCGGTTATTCACCACGACCTACTAAATACTTTATGTTCACTTTCAGCCgccacaaacagataacaggtagcAGGAAAACCCAGATTCCCGGGATCAGGCAGCGGTTAGTGGGGAAGTCCCAGTCCACCCACCCGGTTAGCTTAGCTTACCTTAGCAGCCAGATGATGGGGTCATCCATTCTGGTCGCACATttgaacatgcgcagctcaacagacatcacCCAGGATAATAAAACCcgcggaaaataaactttcgttgccatttccagcgtgtctcaaaGGACGACGCAacagaggcgcatatctggagagactaaagctcgcaggcgaacttttgctccacaaggccatttctggtagagcttgaaagctggaaatctgtctgataccaGAAGATCAGCAGATTTATTCACCGATCggagaccacgccgacacccggcccaggtgaaaaacccacagagattttatttccaaggagatgagtttcctccttgttgattcagtcgactaaacggttcttcatctttccccctcctggacggatgagaagttaccgtttgttttttcttaatttgatcACAGACGCGTGATCCCTCCCCTCAttcttcttcagacctgatccatcctcaaccggtggagagaagaaattaaCGTTAAactaattttgttcttttcatattaaaccagatggttgcatttagaggtctggacaggatgaggcagttaaagtgatttagaatcaccagtagttaatctaaggtatcaacttgttgctatactgattgaaatgttttatgctgagctgtgttttgatttgctgctgaatcgtgtgttcatgttttgtccggctgatcccaaatcacccaggagttagaagttggacttttaaaagttttcattcaaagccactgcagtctggacctcacccgaccactctttgttccagttttattgctggagattttccactgagttcccgcctcagagttttatgactctttgtttgagatttggggcaTTCAGCTGTAcagctaaaggggcgtggctccACCGTTTATCAGCTAatcgctgcgatcgagacatcaacaccaggaggacttctttccatttaacccaaattacacattttgtccataaaactgctggtttaatcttcatagacactaaatgcgcaaatatttttcttttattattattgttaggtagtcatttttatcccctttgtgtagaatgctgcttgttagttaggtgaaggtttttggaccagaataatggtatatcaggatttgGTGAAGCagttcaataaacagtgacattatcagttattaatgaataaataactaattgtaattaggGGAATGCACATTTgacaggtggattgaaggcaagGATGAGCACAGTTCCCACTGTCAGAACTTCATGAGCACGCCAGCTGTCTTCCCTCTCCGCTGGTATACCCCATACCGCCACACTGCTGGCCAGGATCTCCGTGAAGCTTTCATTAATGAATGATGGTGAAACAATGCCAAGAGAAGCCTGTCTGATATttagaagttcctctctgctgaaagagaCCACCGAATGGTGGCAGCAAGCACCACAAAAACACGCAGAAAATGGGAGAgcaaagctccgaggctgccatcagcagcgCCATATTGGT includes the following:
- the LOC124873752 gene encoding zinc finger protein OZF-like isoform X1 is translated as MSIIKQDVPAHHFILNLKEISVLDQRETAYLKPNGRAEEPELKQVQEEEFGSEPLQIVKREDHMVLKQDNLMGTVSGSLEIKEEPEELELKQIKEDDCHSESQQMVKIEDEGISLDENQDALKQETDTLMGTHSGSLIIKEEPVELEPKRVTEEEHGSGPQQMSNIEARGISQNEHQNALKQETDPLILTAFYDETNHQQPELCGNQIIFQNFPKTEHHHEMQNYETSGSSRDERQQKRAQKIRGQSHNVEKGKDKKIHKGKKCKQCEVCRKRFCFGSDLTAHMRTHTGEKPFSCVTCGKSFSQQSYLSIHLRAHTGEKPFSCITCGKTFSQKSNLSTHLRAHKGEKPFSCVTCGKSFSRRSSLSTHLRSHTGEKPFSCVTCGKSFSRRSNLSTHLRSHTGEKPFSCITCGKGFNQNSNLNSHMKIHTGEKPFLCVTCGKSFRRNNQLTYHMRIHTKEKPFYCITCGTAFSRRSHLNSHIRRHTDKKPFSCITCGKVFIYKISLTKHVRTHTK
- the LOC124873752 gene encoding uncharacterized protein LOC124873752 isoform X2, coding for MSIIKQDVPAHHFILNLKEISVLDQRETAYLKPNGRAEEPELKQVQEEEFGSEPLQIVKREDHMVLKQDNLMGTVSGSLEIKEEPEELELKQIKEDDCHSESQQMVKIEDEGISLDENQDALKQETDTLMGTHSGSLIIKEEPVELEPKRVTEEEHGSGPQQMSNIEARGISQNEHQNALKQETDPLILTAFYDETNHQQPELCGNQIIFQNFPKTEHHHEMQNYETSGSSRDERQQKRAQKIRGQSHNVEKGKDKKIHKGKDLKASQIPHKDVDQLFPFYCPERRQRRNSSSAEVPQEATVSHLPCYQVARAAFRK